GGGCGAGGGTCATGAGGTGCCCTCAAGAGGTAGGCAGGACGCGGGCCCGGCCTTCGCCGCACCCCACGCTGCTGTGCTTAGCCCAGGGTTCGCATCCAGGTGGTGCCGCCCGGCCGCTCGCCGCGCGCGCGGTAGGCCTGAATCTGGGGTGCGTCGGGCAGGTCGCCCATCACGACGGCCAGCGGCACCTGCTGAAAGCCAAAGTTGCTCCAGTCGCCACTCTTGGAAAACAGGTAAACCGTGCGGTCGCCGCGGCCCTGGGCGTATTCCAGAGCGCTCATGACCAGCCGCCGGCCCAGGCCGCCGCCCCGCACATCGGGCAAGACGGCCGCTCCGCGCAGCAGCGAGGCTCCCTCGCCGTGCTCCAGGCCGATGGCGCCCACCGGCTGCCCTCCTCGTTCCATCACCCAGTAGGTCGTGCCTTCGGCCAGCGCGGCGTCGGTGTCCAGGCCCGCATCGTGGAACACGCGGGTCACAGTGTCTTTGTCGGTGGGGCTGGCCAGGCGAATCTGCACAGAATCGGTCATGGAAGACTCCTTGGAATGGCAGGGGGCGTGGGGTCACAGTGACCACCAGTCGGGACAGGTTGTGCGTGGCGGCAGCATAGCGCAAGAGCCCCTGGAAGCGGTGCCGATTCGGCTTCACCCCCTCTCCCCTCCCCCGCGCTGGCCCTCCTGCGGCTGCACGTCCAGCCGCCAGGCCTGCTCATCGGCAATCCAGCCGCGCGTTAGGCCGCTGTGTACCTGGGGCGCGTCCGGCAGCGCCGCGCTGATTTCAGCCGCCGTCACCGGCACGAAGCCAAAGCGGCGCCAGTAGTCTCCTGCTTCCTCGCTAAACAGGTACACGCTGCGGTCGCCGCGTAGGGTGGCGTGGGTCAGGGCACTGCGCACCAGCGCGCGGCCCAGGCCCTGCGAGCGGGCGTCCGGCAGGACGGCAGTGGACCGGACCAGGGACACGCCTTCGCCGTGTTCCAGACCGATGCAGCCGCCAGGGACGCCGTCCAACTCGGCAATCCAGTAGGTGCTGCCTTGCGGGGTCACGCTGGCCGTATACAGGCCGCAGCGCGCGAGCAGGTCGAGAATGGTGGAAAAGTCTTCGGGCTGCGCCTGGCGCAGTTTGACGTGCATGTCAGTTAAGGTCATGAAGGGCTCCGGGAGAAGGCAGGGGGCAAGTGACGGCGAGCAGGACCGGCGGTCATCGTCGTCGCGTCTGGTCCGCCCGGACCGCCGCTTTCAGGAAGGAGCGCACCCCCGCCCCCGCCGAGGCGTCCGTGGCCCAGCGCGGAATCACATGCAGGTGAACGTGGGGAATGTGTTGGCCGCCGACCGGGAAGACGTTCCAGCCCACGGTGTACCCGTCCGGCTGCACGGTGGCGTCCAGATACGCCTGGACCTCAGCCAGCAGGGCGTGGGTGGCGGCGGCTTCCTCTGGTGTGAGGTCAAACACCGTTTCACAGGGCCGCCGGGGGACGATCAGGCCTGAAAACGGCAGCCCTTCGGCGTAGCGCGCGTCCTGGGTGTAGACGCACAGCTCGTTGTCCAGCAGCACCTCGCCACCGGCAAATTCGGCGCGTGTGGTCAGCGGATTCTGGTGCGGCGCGGCCAGATGCGCGGCCCACTCCTGCTGCCGCGTGGCCAGCAGGGTGCCGTCCAGGGTCACGGGCACGTCCACGGCCTTCAGCCCTCCAGCGCCTGCCGGGCGGCTGCGATGGCTTCAGCCACTCGTTCCGGCGCCGTGCCGCCGTGGCTCTGGCGACCCCGAACGCTTTGTTCGACGGTCAGCCCCTGCGCCACCTCAGCCCCCAGCAGCGGGTGGGCGGCGCGCAGTTCAGCCTCGGTCAGGTCCCACAGTTGGCGGCCCGAACGGCTGGCCAGGCCCACCAGGCCGCCCACGACCTCATGCGCTTCGCGGAACGGCACGCCTTGCCGCGCCAGAAAGTCAGCCACGTCGGTCGCGGTGGAATAGCCGCGCGCCGCCGCCGCCTTTGTCACCTCGGCGTGCCACACCGTTTTGGGCAGCATGTCGGCGTACAGGCGAAGCACGATGCTGAGGGTGTCGTAGGAGTCAAACACGCCTTCCTTGTCTTCCTGCAGGTCCTTGTTGTAGGCCAGCGGCGTGCCCTTCACCACCGTCAACAGGCCCATCAGATTGCCAAAGAGGCGCCCCGCCTTACCGCGCGCCAGCTCGGAGACATCCGGGTTTTTCTTCTGCGGCATGATGCTGGAGCCGGTGGTGTGACTGTCCGGCAGTGTGAGAAAGCCAAACTCGAAGGTGGAATACAAGATCAGTTCTTCCGAGAGGCGTGAAAGGTGCGCCCCCAGAATGGCGCCTGCGCTTAGGAATTCCAGCGCAAAGTCGCGGCTACCGACGCCGTCCAGGCTGTTGGCCGTGGGACGCGCGAAGCCCAGCGCGGCGGCGGTCGCGTGGCGGTCAATGGGCCAGGGCGTGCCCGCCAGTGCCGAGGAGCCCAGCGGCGACTCGTCCATGCGCTCGGCGGCGTCCCGGAAGCGGCCCTCGTCGCGTTCCAGCATGGCCACGTAGGCCATGAACCAGTGCGAGAGCAGGATGGGCTGCGCCACTTGCAGGTGGGTGTAGCCGGGCAGGATGACCTCGGCGGCCAGGTGTTTTTCGGCCTCTGCAAGCATGACGGCCCGGAGCGCCCGCGTCTTGTCGGCCAGGTCCAGGGCCGCAGCTTTGGTAAAGAGGCGGAAATCCACCGCCACCTGATCGTTGCGGCTGCGCGCAGTGTGCAGCTTGCCTGCCACCGGCCCGATGCGGTCACGCAGCGCGGCTTCCACATTCATATGCACGTCTTCGCGGTCCAGCCGCCACTGGAAGATGCCGGCGCGAATGTCGGCCAGAACGTCGTGCAGGCCGTCAGCAATCTGCGTCACTTCTTCGGCACTCAGGATGCCAACCTGGCCCAGCATCGCCACATGGGCTAGCGACCCCTGAATATCCTGCTCGGCCAGTCGCTGATCGAACCCAACGGAAGCGTTGAAGAGTTCAACGAGGCCGTCAGTGGCTTCAGCGAAGCGGCCACCCCAGAGCTTTTTGTCTACAGGAGGCTCAAGAACAGTCTCTAGCGCTGGAGACTGCTCTTCAAAGGGGACAAATTCCTCAGCAATATAGTTGAGCACATCAATTTCTTCTCTATCAGTACCAGTCTCTAGATCACGACCGATACCAACAAGAACAGTGAAGCTTTGATTATCAAACCCCTCATGAATTGCACGACCAGCATAACAGTAATTGACGGCAGATCCATGGGAGAATCCAGCATCTTTTAGCCACGCAATCCAATTTCTTCCACCCGAATCGACATACATCTGGCGTGCACTGTATACCTTGGAAGCTAGTTCTTTTCTTTCGGGCAGTGAGCGCGAATAACGCAGTTTTATTAAATCACTCTTGACTCTATCAAGAAGGGTCTGACTTTCGCGTGAATGTAATTCAGACATCAGCTAGCTCCTTCACCAGCACCACGGGCGGCGGGCTGGCCGGGTGAGCGTGGGCGTACCGCTCATCCACCGGCCTGTAGCCCAACCTCTCGTAAAACGGCAGCACCTCCAGGTTGTACTGGCTGACGGCCAGCAGCACCCGTTCGTAGCCGCCTATCCGGGCGGCGTGTTCGACCTCACGCACGAGGCGGCGCCCCACGCCCTGCCCGCGTGACCCTGGGCAGGTCGCCAGTTTGTTCAGGGTCAGGGCGGCCTCGCCGTCGGGGCGGTAGCCCACACACCCCAGCACCTCTTCACTCTCGCCGTAAGCCAGAAACCCCCCAGCGCCCGGCGAGAACAGCGACCGCTCCAGGTCTGCCGGGGTGGTGCGGTTCCAGCTGCTGCGGGGGTCCATCCCGGCGGCCATCATGACGGCGTGAAAGGCGGGGATGTCGTTGGGACCGACAGGCCGCACACTCACAGCGCGTCTCCCAGTGTCAGGCGCAGTTCGGGATGAGCCGCCTCAACGAAGCCCAGACGCTCGTAAATGGCGCGGCCCTGGGCCGAAGCGTGCAGCGACACGCTCCTGAGCCCACGCGCCTGCACCTCTGCCAGAACGGCGCGCATCAATGCGTCGGCCAGCCCCTGACGGCGACTCTGGGGTGCCACGTAGACATTCAGCACGTAAGCCCGCACGGTGGCCGGCTCGTCTGTAGTCGGCGCCTTGGGATGAAACATCAGCCCCGCGCTGCCCAGCGGTCTACCCGTCTCCTCGGCCACGAAGCCCACGTAGTCACCCGACGCCAGCACGCTGCGCAGCCAACCGGTCCACAGGTCCACCTGCGCCTGCGCCTCTTCAGGCGTCAGGTCGCCCATGTCGGTAAACATCTGGGCGCGGTGAGCGGCAATCACCGGGGCGTCGTCCGGTACAGCGCGCCGGAGGGAAGGAACAGGCTGCGCCACCCCTTACACCTGCGCGGGTTCCGGCTCGGGCTGCTCGGCCTTGGCGGCCACACGGGCCTGCACCCGCATCCTCAGGGCATTGAGCTTGATGAATGCACCGGCGTCGTGCTGGTTGTAGTCACCGCCCGCTTCAAACGAGACCAGGTCTTTGTCGTACAGGCTCTGCGGCGCCTTGCGGCCTACGACGGTGCAGTTGCCCTTGTACAGCTTCAGGCGCGCGGTGCCGGTGACGCTGGCGGCAATGTGGTCAAAGTACACCTGCAGGGCCTCGCGCTCGGGGGCAAACCAGAAGCCGTTGTAGACCAGTTCGGCGTACTTGGGGCTCAGCTGATCACGCTGGTGCAGCACCTCGCGGTCCAGAGTCAGGCTTTCCACGGCGCGGCGCGCGTGGTACAGCAGCGTGCCGCCGGGCGTTTCATACACGCCACGCGACTTCATGCCCACAAAGCGGTTTTCCACGAGGTCCAGACGGCCCACGCCGTGCTTGCCCCCCAGTTCGTTGGCCTTGGCCAGCAGGGCGGCGGGCGAGAACGCCTCACCGTTGATGCTGACGGGATTGCCCGCTTCAAACGTTACTTCCACGTATTCGGGTTCATTGGGGGCCTGCTGGGGGTCGGCCGTCAGCTTGAACATATGCGCGGGCGGCTCGGCCCAGGGGTCTTCCAGAATGCCGCCTTCATAGGAAATATGCAGGAGGTTGGCGTCGGTAGACCAGGGGTCTTTTTTGGTGGTGGGCACCGGAATGCCGTGTTCATGGGCAAAGGCTTCCAGGTCAGCGCGCCCCTGGAAAGTCCAGTCGCGCCAGGGGGCCACCGTCACGATGTCGGGCTGCAGAGCGTAGGCCGTCATCTCAAAACGTACCTGATCGTTGCCCTTACCGGTGGCCCCGTGCGAGACCGCCACGGCGCCCTCCTTCTGCGCAATCTCGACCATCTTCTTGGCGATCAGTGGGCGGGCAATCGAGGTGCCCAGCAGGTAAAACCCCTCGTACAGCGCCGAGGTGCGGAACATGGGAAACACGTAGTCGCGCACGAACTCTTCACGCAGGTCCAGCGCGTAGGCCGCCACGGCGCCCGTATTCAGCGCCTTGACGCGGGCTTCTTCGACCTCATCGCCCTGGCCCAGGTCGGCGGTAAAGGCCACCACATCGTAGTTCCGCTCGGTCTGAAGCCACTTGAGGATGATGCTGGTGTCCAGGCCGCCGCTGTAAGCCAGCACGATTTTCTGCCGCTGCTCGTTTGCCATAGGGGAATTGTCTCCTGTATGTGTGAAGGTCATGCAAGGTGGCCCGGCAAGCACGCGCCGCCCGACTTCTCTGTGGAAGTCAGGCGAGCGGTTAGCGTCGGGAGGTCAGGGTCTGCATCTATGTATGGTTATGCGTTAAATCCGCATAGCTATGCACAGAGCGTATCAAGGGTGCCCAAGGGGGTCAAGCGGCCTGTCCAGCAGCAGGCGCCTTAGAGGCAGGGCAGCTCCGTCTTGCGGGGCTTCGGAAATAGTCCAGACGCCTCGGGCCATTAGACCGCTCTCTGGCCGCCAGTCAGGGCGCACTGCACGTCTAGGTGCATCCCTATCCTGGCTTTTTCACCCATTCCGACAACAGAAAAACCCTCTTCCGGTGGAATACGCCGCAAGAAGAAGAGTCAGCAGAGACGATGAATTCTTTCAACGGAGCGGGACGGGACCATGTGTAGTGGTCCCGTCCCGCAGTCCCTGCCCTTAGGGCAGGCGGTAGTTCAGGCCGATGCGGGCAGTGCCGCCAAAGCCGACGGCGCTGCTGCTAACGCCGCCAACGTATACGGCGGGGCCCAGGTCACCTTCCACGAAGACGCTGAGGGGATCGGTCACGTTGTAGCGCAGGCCCAGCGTGCCGTGGGGGTACAGCACGATGCCGCCGCCCGTGCCGAGGTACAGGCCGGCGCCCAGACCAAAGCCGTAGTAGGGGCTCAGGCCGCCCAGGCTGGCGTCACTGGGACCAAAGTCGGCCAGGTAGTCCACGCTGCCGCCCACCGAGAGCCGGTTGAAGTTAAAGCCGGTGGCGGTCAGGTTCAGGCCATAGCGAATGGCCGAGGACGGCGTGAGGTCGTTTTGCAGGTGCAGCGAGGCGCCCGAGCCCACCGAGCCGCCCACAGAAGTTGCGGCGGCGGCAGTCGAAACAGCGGTCAGGGCGAGCAGGCCAAGCAGGGTCTTCTTCATGACCCGCAGCATAGGAGGTGCAGGGAATTGTCAGCCAGTCCACGGTGATGACCAAACTTGCACGGAACGTTCATGAAGTATTTAAGCTCCCGGCGCTGTGTCGCCGCAGCTGCCCAGCGCCAGGCCGCTCATTTACTTCACCAGAGGTGAGGGTGCTGTCAGGTGCGGGCCGCTAGATTCACCCCATGCGTGCCCACTGTCAGCTTGCTCGGGTGGCCGCGTGACCCGCCCGCTTCGCCACTACCAGCGCCTTCTGGCGCCGCCCGAACCCGACACCGCCGAGTTTGCCTACCGGCGCGGCGGCCTGCTGACGCTGCTGGCCTGCGGCATCTTTGTCAGTGCGTTCACGCTGCTGGTCCAGACGGGGCCAGATTTCAGCACGGCGGACCGCCTGGGCCTGGCTGTCATCATCGTCAAGGACGTGGCGCTGACGCTCTGGCTGTGGCGGCGTCCCCGTCATTTTCTGGCGATTGGCCTGACCGAATTGCTGCTCCAGGTCGTTGCTTCGGTGGTGCGGCTGCACCTGACCCTGCACAGCCCGCCCACCTTCAACGGCCTGGGCGGCTACGCCCCCTGGACGACCGTGACCTATCTGGCCGCCTTTCTGGTGCTGCCCACTCGCCCGGCTCTGGGCGTCAGCCTGGCGCAGTTCAGTGGCCTGATGCTGGTGGGTCTGGGCTTCATGCTCAGCCCGCGCAGCGACCCGGCGATGAAGGCGGCGCTGGGCAACACGCTACTGCAAACGGCGCTGGTCCACGCCACCTTCATCGCCTTTCTAACGCTGCAACAGCGGCTGCTTCAGCACTATGTACAGGCGCTGGTGGGTGCCCGCCATGAGGCCACCCTGGCGGGGCAAGACGCCCTGACTGGCCTGCCCAACCGGCGGCAGCTGAATCTGTGGCTGCGCGCGCCGCAGCCGCCCCTCCTGAGCGTGGTCCTGTTTGACTTAGACCATTTCAAGCGGGTGAACGACACCTACGGCCACAGCGTCGGGGACGAGACCCTGCAACATGTGGCGTGGGTGCTGCGGCGCACGGTGCGCCAGCATGACCGCGCTGGTCGCTGGGGCGGCGAGGAATTTCTGATTCTGGTGGAGGGCAGTGCCCAGGACGCCGCGCTGGTGGCCGACCGGGTGCAGGGAGCCCTGCGCGCCGCGCCCTACGATCCGGTGGGCACGGTGACCATCAGCTGCGGGGTGGCGCAGGCCGCGCCCGGCGAGACCGCCGATACCGTCCTACGCCGCGCCGATGAGGCCCTTTACCGCGCCAAACGGGCGGGCCGCGATACGGTGTCTGTGGCAGCCTGAGGGCGGTGCGGTGGGAGAAAAGGGACGGCAGAGTCTTGCGCTCTGGCTAAGGTGTGTCGTCTGAGGGGCACATCGGTAGTTGGCAGATAGCCTGCTTTTAGAGAGTGGCGAGCATGTCCATGCCCCTCACGCTCGGCAGTGATCGGTCCTGCTGAGCCCCTGCTGTTGGCCGCCACGATGGAGGCGCCATCAGCGAAGCTCCAGGGCGGTTGGAATGCTTTCATGGTGTGCCTGTGCAGGTTCGGCCACCCTTGCATGGTGGCTGCCCAGTCTCCTTCAGTGAATCGGCAGAAGCCGCTGATCTTGCGCTTAAAGAGGATGCGCAAGGGTTGACGGACTTTCCCTGTCGTTCCCCAGCGGTAACCCCAGACGGACGCCCAATCGGCAGCTCCGCGTCAGCGACCAGACGCAGGCCAGTGATCCGCGCGACGCCCTCGCCGCTTCTCTATCCTGGCCCCTGTGCCTCCGTTTCTGCGCGGCCTGACGCTGGGTCTGTCTCTGATTGTCGCCATCGGCCCGCAAAACGCCTTTGTGCTGCGCGCTGGCCTGACGCGGCGGCACGCCCTGCTCTCGGCACTCACCTGCGCGCTGTGCGACAGCCTCCTGATTGCGCTTGGGGTGCTGGGGCTGGGCAGTTGGCTGGCCCGCGTGCCGGTTCTGGTGACGCTGGGCACGTTGCTGGGGGCTGCGTTTCTCGGTTGGTACGGTCTGAAAGCGCTGCGGTCAGCGTGGGCCGGTGGCGGGACTGGATTGGCGGCAGGCGAGAACGAGACGAGCCCCGCCACGCCCAGACAGGTCGTCGGAACGGCCCTGGGCTTCAGCCTGCTCAATCCTCACGCCCTGCTCGACACTGTGGTCCTGCTGGGCGGGGCCAGCGCTGGCCTGGACGGGGAGAGCCGTCTGGCTTTCCTAGGCGGCACGGCCCTGGCCTCGTGGGCCTGGTTTTTCGCGCTCGCGCTGGCGGGGCGCACCCTGGCGCCCATCATGGCCCGGCCGCAGGCGTGGCGGGTGCTGGACACCCTGATCGGCGTGACTTTACTGGTCACGGCGGTGAGCCTGCTGATGACAGCAGCGGCCAGTTTCACCCTGGAGACGAGGACCCTCCTCCAGGCCGTTGAGGCGGCTCTCTCCTTCAAACACTCTTGGCCGCTGTGGCTTTCTCCCTGAGCCTACAGAGCCAGCAGCGCAGTTCCCGACCCTTCCTCAAGGCGACGAATGGCGCTCAAGACCGCGCCCCAGTCAGTGGGGTCTTGAAGCCCCGATTCAGGAAAAAGGGTGAGCTGACGCTGCTGTTCCAGCGAGGTCAGGGCAGCCGCGTCCAGCTGATCCAGCGCGGCCACAGCCTGCACGCGCGCAGTCATGGCGGTGTCTAGGCGCCCACGAAAATCTTCGACCTCGGCCGCAAAAGCCGCCACGCTCATGGCCTGCTGGCCCCAGGTTTCGGTCCAGCACAGGTGGCCCTGCACGCGCTGTTCTCGGGTGTCCCAGGCGACAGTTATGTTCTCCCCCACCCGCCAGAAGCGCAGGAGGGGCGGCGCCGCCAGATAGCCCATGTCCAGCGCCCGCACGTTCGCCCAGCTGGTGGCCGCTGACCAGAGTTCCCAGCTGGCCCGCTCATCGTCGTCGGGCAGGGCGTACCACCACGCCGACACCGGCGCGTGCCAGGCGTCCCACGCCCCGGAAGCCAGCGCGGCGGCCAAGTCCGCAGGGAGCGGCTCCAGCACACGCGGCAGCATCCCCTCCAGGTCAAGCCAGAAGCGGGCGACCAGATAGTCCAGGTGCGGCTCGGGGGCCGGGGGCTGCCCCAGAGCGTGGTCAAACTCGGGGTGGTTGGTGGGCACGTCGCCGGCCGGTGTCCTCAACCAGTACCAGCCGTCGGTCAGCCAGTACCAGCCGCGCAGATACGGCAATGGGTCAGCCCCTCCTGCCGTCCACCGCTCAAGCAGCTCGGGCAGGGAGCGCAGGCGAAACCCAAACAGCGGCGTCACCGCAGGTCCCCCTTGCCCGCGCGGCTCAGGAGCGGCAGGGTGGGTAGACGGACGAACGCGGCCAGGGCCAGCGCCGCGCGCACCCCCCACAGATTTCCGGCCAGCCCGAACAGAGGCCCGCAGCTGACCTGTCCCAGCGCGTCGGCCTGCGAGGCGAAGGAATTGATGGTGGCGCGCGAACCGGGGGGCAAGCCCTGGTTGAGCCACGCGGCGTACAGAGGACTGTACAGGCCGCGCAGCACCCCGTGAATCAGCAGCGCCCCCGCCGCCCACCCAAAGCCGGGCGCCAGCGCAAACGCCAGCAGCGCGGCCACGCTCAGCCCCAGGACCACACGCAGGGTACGCGCCACCTGTGCGGGCTGGCTCAGGTCCAGACGGCGGCGCAGGGGTTCTAGCACGGCCCAGCCTAGCCCAGAACCCGCCAGCGCCAGAGCAATAAACCAGCCCTGCGCGCTCAGGCCCCCAGGCAACCCGGTTTCGCGCAGCAGCAAGAACTCGTTCAGCCGGTCCAGAGCTTCAGTGCTGGCGCCATACAGGGCCGCCGCCACAATCAGCAGGATCAGGACCGGGCGGCCCCTCACCTCGCGCGCGCCCTGAACCAGCGGGGCCGTCAGGCCAGACCAGGTGTGGCGCTCGCCAGGAGCGGCAGGCGCAAACTTCTCTTCCGGCATGGCGCGCGCCAGAAACGCCGCCAGGATCAGCATCGTGCCGCCACCCGCCACGATGCAGAGGGCAGGGCCGCCCACACCCGACAGGCCCGCTGCGCCCAGGATGCCCAGCACCCCCGCCACGCGGGCATACTGACCGCCCAGCAGCAGGGCGCCGCCCAGGCAGTCCTCGCCCAGTTCATCGGCCAGCCACGCTTCCTGCGCGCCGCTGAGGCAGGTGTAGCCCACGGCGCTCACCACCTGCGCTGCCAGAATGACCACAAAGACGGGAAACGAGCCCACCAGCAGCATGGCCGCGCCCAGAGTCGCGCAACCCAGCACCACCGACCACTTACGCGAAAAGGCGTCGGCCAGGACGCCTGTGGGCACCTCTAGCACAAACGTCGAGAGTTCCAGCGCCGCGCCCACCAGCAGCAACTCGAAGGGCGTAAGCCCCACAGTTTGAAAGAAATACAGCCCTTGCAGCGTGTAGGCCAGGGCAAATGCAGCGGCCATGACGGCCTCGGTGACCAGATAAACCCGCAGAGGGCGGGAGGGATAGGACATGACAAACCTCGGGAGGGTGAACGTTCAGGGGTCAACGCGAAGCGGCGCGTGGCCCGAAGGAGGCCCGCAGCAGCTTCAGAACGTGGTGGAGGTCAGTTCAGGGTTGACATGGTGAATCACTCCCGAGGTTCGGGATGGGGGCAGGATAGGGGGGCGCGGCGCCAGGCGCGATACGCCAGGTGGCGCAGAGGGGCGCACCCTGTCCCGCATGGCTGCATAAGTTTGCAGACTGGCCTACCCCCCAGGCCTCCAAACCGTGTTACGCTCGTTCTCTGGAATGCCTAAGCGTACTGACCTCCAGACCATCCTGATTCTCGGCAGCGGTCCCATTCAGATTGGGCAGGCGGCCGAGTTCGACTATTCGGGCACGCAGGCGCTGAAGGCGCTGAAAAAAGAGGGCTACCGGGTGGTGCTGGTCAACAGCAACCCCGCGACCATCATGACCGACCCCGACCTGGCCGACGCGACGTACCTGGAGCCGCTGACGCCGGAATTCGTGCGCAAGGTCATTGAGAAAGAGCGCCCCGACGCCCTGCTGCCGACCCTGGGCGGTCAGACGGCGCTGAACCTGGCGATGGACCTGAACGCCGACGGGACGCTGGAAGAATTTGGCGTGGAACTGATCGGCGCCAACGCGGCGGCCATCAAGAAGGGTGAGGACCGCGAAGAATTTCAGGCCGCCATGAAGAAAATTGGCGTGGAGACCGCCAAGGGCCAGATGGTTCATTCGATGGAAGAGGCCGTGGAGTACCAGAAGGAAATCGGCCTGCCCATCGTGATCCGGCCGTCTTTCACGCTGGGCGGCACGGGCGGCGGCATTGCCCACACCTACGAAGACTTCCTGAAGATCACGGAAGGCGGCCTGCGCGACAGCCCCGTGACCAGCGTGCTGCTTGAGGAGTCCATTCTGGGCTGGAAGGAATACGAGCTGGAAGTCATGCGCGACACCGCCGACACAGTGGTGATCATCACCTCCATCGAGAACTTTGACCCGATGGGGGTGCATACCGGCGACTCCATTACCGTGGCCCCCGCGCAGACCCTCAGCGACGTGGAATATCAGCGCCTGCGCGACCAGTCGCTGGCGATCATCCGGGAAATCGGCGTGGACACGGGCGGCAGCAACATCCAGTTTGCGGTGAACCCCCAAGATGGGCGCGTGATCGTCATCGAGATGAACCCGCGTGTCAGCCGCTCCAGCGCGCTGGCCAGCAAGGCCACTGGCTTCCCGATTGCCAAGATTGCGGCGCTGCTGGCGGTCGGCTATCACCTCGACGAGCTGAAGAACGACATCACGCTGTCCACGCCGGCTTCCTTCGAGCCCAGCATTGATTACGTGGTGACGAAGATTCCGCGCTTCGCCTTCGAGAAGTTCCCCGGCAGCAGTGACGCGCTGGGCACCCAGATGCGCAGCGTAGGCGAGGTGATGGCGATTGGCCGCACCTTCAAAGAGAGCCTGCAAAAGGCGCTGCGGAGCGTGGAATCTGACGTGCGCGGCGCTTTCGCCGCCATGAGCGACGCAGACCTGCGCGGCCTGCTGTACGGCAACCCCCGCCGCCTGGAAGCCGTGCTGGAACTGCTGCGCCGGGGCGAGGGCGTGGACGCGCTGTTTGACGCCACCAAGATTGACCCCTGGTTCCTGGCCCAGCT
The Deinococcus betulae DNA segment above includes these coding regions:
- a CDS encoding GNAT family N-acetyltransferase yields the protein MTDSVQIRLASPTDKDTVTRVFHDAGLDTDAALAEGTTYWVMERGGQPVGAIGLEHGEGASLLRGAAVLPDVRGGGLGRRLVMSALEYAQGRGDRTVYLFSKSGDWSNFGFQQVPLAVVMGDLPDAPQIQAYRARGERPGGTTWMRTLG
- a CDS encoding GNAT family N-acetyltransferase encodes the protein MTLTDMHVKLRQAQPEDFSTILDLLARCGLYTASVTPQGSTYWIAELDGVPGGCIGLEHGEGVSLVRSTAVLPDARSQGLGRALVRSALTHATLRGDRSVYLFSEEAGDYWRRFGFVPVTAAEISAALPDAPQVHSGLTRGWIADEQAWRLDVQPQEGQRGGGERG
- a CDS encoding HIT family protein, translated to MDVPVTLDGTLLATRQQEWAAHLAAPHQNPLTTRAEFAGGEVLLDNELCVYTQDARYAEGLPFSGLIVPRRPCETVFDLTPEEAAATHALLAEVQAYLDATVQPDGYTVGWNVFPVGGQHIPHVHLHVIPRWATDASAGAGVRSFLKAAVRADQTRRR
- the argH gene encoding argininosuccinate lyase, which gives rise to MLNYIAEEFVPFEEQSPALETVLEPPVDKKLWGGRFAEATDGLVELFNASVGFDQRLAEQDIQGSLAHVAMLGQVGILSAEEVTQIADGLHDVLADIRAGIFQWRLDREDVHMNVEAALRDRIGPVAGKLHTARSRNDQVAVDFRLFTKAAALDLADKTRALRAVMLAEAEKHLAAEVILPGYTHLQVAQPILLSHWFMAYVAMLERDEGRFRDAAERMDESPLGSSALAGTPWPIDRHATAAALGFARPTANSLDGVGSRDFALEFLSAGAILGAHLSRLSEELILYSTFEFGFLTLPDSHTTGSSIMPQKKNPDVSELARGKAGRLFGNLMGLLTVVKGTPLAYNKDLQEDKEGVFDSYDTLSIVLRLYADMLPKTVWHAEVTKAAAARGYSTATDVADFLARQGVPFREAHEVVGGLVGLASRSGRQLWDLTEAELRAAHPLLGAEVAQGLTVEQSVRGRQSHGGTAPERVAEAIAAARQALEG
- a CDS encoding GNAT family N-acetyltransferase is translated as MSVRPVGPNDIPAFHAVMMAAGMDPRSSWNRTTPADLERSLFSPGAGGFLAYGESEEVLGCVGYRPDGEAALTLNKLATCPGSRGQGVGRRLVREVEHAARIGGYERVLLAVSQYNLEVLPFYERLGYRPVDERYAHAHPASPPPVVLVKELADV
- a CDS encoding GNAT family N-acetyltransferase, whose amino-acid sequence is MAQPVPSLRRAVPDDAPVIAAHRAQMFTDMGDLTPEEAQAQVDLWTGWLRSVLASGDYVGFVAEETGRPLGSAGLMFHPKAPTTDEPATVRAYVLNVYVAPQSRRQGLADALMRAVLAEVQARGLRSVSLHASAQGRAIYERLGFVEAAHPELRLTLGDAL
- a CDS encoding argininosuccinate synthase — protein: MANEQRQKIVLAYSGGLDTSIILKWLQTERNYDVVAFTADLGQGDEVEEARVKALNTGAVAAYALDLREEFVRDYVFPMFRTSALYEGFYLLGTSIARPLIAKKMVEIAQKEGAVAVSHGATGKGNDQVRFEMTAYALQPDIVTVAPWRDWTFQGRADLEAFAHEHGIPVPTTKKDPWSTDANLLHISYEGGILEDPWAEPPAHMFKLTADPQQAPNEPEYVEVTFEAGNPVSINGEAFSPAALLAKANELGGKHGVGRLDLVENRFVGMKSRGVYETPGGTLLYHARRAVESLTLDREVLHQRDQLSPKYAELVYNGFWFAPEREALQVYFDHIAASVTGTARLKLYKGNCTVVGRKAPQSLYDKDLVSFEAGGDYNQHDAGAFIKLNALRMRVQARVAAKAEQPEPEPAQV
- a CDS encoding GGDEF domain-containing protein, producing the protein MTRPLRHYQRLLAPPEPDTAEFAYRRGGLLTLLACGIFVSAFTLLVQTGPDFSTADRLGLAVIIVKDVALTLWLWRRPRHFLAIGLTELLLQVVASVVRLHLTLHSPPTFNGLGGYAPWTTVTYLAAFLVLPTRPALGVSLAQFSGLMLVGLGFMLSPRSDPAMKAALGNTLLQTALVHATFIAFLTLQQRLLQHYVQALVGARHEATLAGQDALTGLPNRRQLNLWLRAPQPPLLSVVLFDLDHFKRVNDTYGHSVGDETLQHVAWVLRRTVRQHDRAGRWGGEEFLILVEGSAQDAALVADRVQGALRAAPYDPVGTVTISCGVAQAAPGETADTVLRRADEALYRAKRAGRDTVSVAA
- a CDS encoding LysE/ArgO family amino acid transporter, encoding MPPFLRGLTLGLSLIVAIGPQNAFVLRAGLTRRHALLSALTCALCDSLLIALGVLGLGSWLARVPVLVTLGTLLGAAFLGWYGLKALRSAWAGGGTGLAAGENETSPATPRQVVGTALGFSLLNPHALLDTVVLLGGASAGLDGESRLAFLGGTALASWAWFFALALAGRTLAPIMARPQAWRVLDTLIGVTLLVTAVSLLMTAAASFTLETRTLLQAVEAALSFKHSWPLWLSP
- a CDS encoding DUF5984 family protein; amino-acid sequence: MTPLFGFRLRSLPELLERWTAGGADPLPYLRGWYWLTDGWYWLRTPAGDVPTNHPEFDHALGQPPAPEPHLDYLVARFWLDLEGMLPRVLEPLPADLAAALASGAWDAWHAPVSAWWYALPDDDERASWELWSAATSWANVRALDMGYLAAPPLLRFWRVGENITVAWDTREQRVQGHLCWTETWGQQAMSVAAFAAEVEDFRGRLDTAMTARVQAVAALDQLDAAALTSLEQQRQLTLFPESGLQDPTDWGAVLSAIRRLEEGSGTALLAL